From the Lathyrus oleraceus cultivar Zhongwan6 chromosome 4, CAAS_Psat_ZW6_1.0, whole genome shotgun sequence genome, one window contains:
- the LOC127076853 gene encoding cysteine-rich and transmembrane domain-containing protein WIH2 yields MSYNQQQPPIGVPPPQGYPPEGYGKEGGGYPQPGYPPQGYPPQGYPPPGYPPQGYPPQGYPPQGYPPQGYPPPPYPAQGYPPQYAPQYAQQPPHQHNNNNSSGCLQGCCAALCCCCLLDACF; encoded by the exons ATGAGTTACAACCAACAACAACCACCGATCGGAGTTCCACCGCCGCAAG GTTATCCGCCGGAGGGATACGGAAAGGAAGGAGGAGGATATCCACAACCAGGATACCCACCGCAAGGATACCCACCACAAGGATACCCACCACCTGGTTATCCACCGCAGGGATATCCACCACAGGGGTATCCACCACAGGGGTATCCACCACAGGGATATCCTCCGCCACCGTACCCAGCCCAGGGCTATCCTCCACAATACGCTCCTCAATACGCTCAACAACCTCCTCATCAacacaataataataattcatcTGGTTGCTTACAAGGCTG TTGTGCTGCTCTCTGTTGTTGCTGCCTATTGGATGCCTGCTTCTAA